Proteins encoded by one window of Sus scrofa isolate TJ Tabasco breed Duroc chromosome 12, Sscrofa11.1, whole genome shotgun sequence:
- the LOC106504189 gene encoding keratin-associated protein 2-4-like, which translates to MTGSCCAQPCCQRDPCCCRPVSCQTTVCRPVTCAPRYTRSICEPCRRPVCCDPCSLQEGCCRPITCCPSSCQAVVCRPCCWATPCCRPVSVQSPCCRPPCCQPAPCRTVCRTFPSCC; encoded by the coding sequence ATGACCGGCTCCTGCTGcgcccagccctgctgccagcgCGACCCCTGCTGCTGCCGCCCCGTGTCCTGCCAGACCACCGTGTGCCGCCCCGTGACCTGCGCGCCCCGCTACACGCGCTCCATCTGCGAGCCCTGCCGCCGCCCTGTCTGCTGCGACCCGTGCAGCCTGCAGGAGGGATGCTGCCGCCCCATCACCTGCTGCCCCTCGTCTTGCCAGGCCGTGGTCTGCCGCCCGTGCTGCTGGGCCACCCCGTGCTGCCGGCCGGTGTCTGTGCAGTCCCCGTGCTGCCGCCCGCCCTGCTGCCAGCCCGCTCCCTGCCGCACTGTCTGCAGGACCTTCCCCTCTTGCTGCTGA
- the LOC100523088 gene encoding keratin, high-sulfur matrix protein, B2A produces MCCSTSFCGFPICSTGGTCGSSCCQPSCSQTSCCPSTCSQTSCCQPPCVQTSCCQPPCVQTSCCQTSGCEIGSGIGGGIGSGQEGSSGARSYRIRWCRPDCRVEGTVLPPCCVVSCTPPTCCQLHHAQASCCRPSYCGQSCCLPACCCQCSEPTCCEPTCSEPTC; encoded by the coding sequence ATGTGCTGTTCCACGAGCTTCTGTGGATTTCCCATCTGCTCCACCGGTGGGACCTGTGgctccagctgctgccagccaAGCTGCTCCCAGACTAGCTGCTGCCCATCAACCTGTAGCCAGACCAGCTGCTGCCAGCCACCCTGCGTCCAGACCAGCTGCTGCCAGCCACCCTGCGTCCAGACCAGCTGCTGCCAGACCAGTGGCTGCGAGATCGGCAGTGGCATTGGCGGTGGCATTGGCTCTGGCCAGGAGGGTAGCAGTGGAGCTCGGAGCTACCGCATCAGGTGGTGCCGCCCTGACTGCCGCGTGGAGGGCACCGTCCTGCCACCTTGCTGCGTGGTGAGCTGCACGCCCCCCACCTGCTGCCAGCTGCACCACGCCCAGGCGTCCTGCTGCCGCCCCTCCTACTGTGGGCAGTCCTGCTGCCTGCCAGCCTGCTGCTGCCAGTGCTCTGAGCCCACCTGCTGTGAGCCCACC